From the Theobroma cacao cultivar B97-61/B2 chromosome 2, Criollo_cocoa_genome_V2, whole genome shotgun sequence genome, one window contains:
- the LOC18608000 gene encoding receptor protein kinase-like protein At4g34220: MGFNTSIFHRLAFLLQLLLLLVPSLALNTDGVLLLSFKYSILSDPLSILRSWNYDDETPCAWNGVTCTELGIPGTPDMFRVTSLVLPNSHLLGSISADLGHIQYLRHLDLSSNLFNGTLPSSIFNSTELQVLSLSGNVISGELPESIGRMVSLQLLNLSDNALAGNVPENLTALQNLTVVSLRSNYFSGRVPSGFNSLEVLDLSSNLLNGSLPLDFDGGNLRYLNLSYNKISGSISPEFAKQLPQNATIDLSFNNLTGAIPESLALLNQKTESFSGNIDLCGKPLKNLCLIPSTLSTPPNVSQSISPAIAVIPKSIDSTPVASSSPGEPNNTQNQARGSLKPGTIAAIAVADLAGISILGMIILYVYQLKKGKDLNQSTTATSNLEKKPDVPVSKAQVESGTMPSCSCIKLKLIETSDTTSSDSDDQEEKNQVINVNPSEAYQKGGKLVTVDGETELELETLLKASAYILGTSGSSIVYKAVLENGTAFAVRRIGESSVERLKDFESQVRIIAKLRHPNLVKIRGFYWGDVEKLVIYDYVSNGSLACSSYRRSGSSSPCHLPLEARVKIARGVARGLAYIHEKKQVHGNFKPSNILLNSNMEPLISDLGLDRLVSGNVSYKPNNSSARFLSSQRSTASRDGPPDPPTSPSSHAPATASSSTGTPTPYQAPESLKNLKPNPKWDVYSFGIILLELLSGRVFSTRELGQWAVPGGSVEEEKNRAVRLADVAIRGDVESREEAMLACFRLGFSCSSFVPQRRPSMKEAVQILEKLPSASSSSSC; encoded by the exons AATATTCCATCCTCAGCGACCCGTTATCAATCTTGCGAAGCTGGAACTATGATGATGAAACGCCATGTGCATGGAATGGAGTAACCTGCACTGAACTAGGCATTCCAGGCACACCAGACATGTTCAGGGTCACCAGCTTGGTCCTCCCAAACAGCCATCTTCTTGGCTCTATTTCAGCAGACCTTGGCCATATCCAGTACCTTCGCCACTTGGATCTCTCAAGCAACCTATTTAATGGAACTTTGCCAAGCTCAATCTTTAACTCAACTGAGCTTCAGGTACTCTCTTTGTCCGGCAATGTTATTTCTGGTGAGTTGCCTGAGTCTATTGGTAGAATGGTTAGTCTTCAGCTCTTGAATCTCTCTGATAATGCCTTGGCTGGGAATGTACCCGAAAATCTGACTGCTTTGCAAAACTTAACTGTTGTCTCTTTAAGAAGCAACTATTTCTCAGGTCGTGTACCTAGCGGTTTCAATTCACTTGAGGTGCTGGATCTGTCCTCAAATCTGCTAAACGGGTCTCTCCCTTTAGATTTTGATGGTGGTAATTTGCGTTATTTGAACTTATCTTACAACAAGATTTCAGGGTCAATATCACCAGAGTTTGCAAAGCAACTTCCTCAGAACGCCACAATCGATCTCTCATTCAATAATTTAACTGGGGCAATTCCAGAGTCTCTAGCTTTGCTTAATCAGAAAACGGAGTCCTTTTCAGGTAATATTGACCTATGTGGGAAACCGTTGAAAAACCTTTGCTTAATTCCTTCAACACTTTCGACTCCACCAAATGTGTCCCAATCCATTTCACCAGCAATTGCTGTGATACCTAAGTCAATAGACTCAACCCCAGTAGCAAGCTCATCACCAGGAGAACCAAATAACACTCAAAATCAAGCACGAGGCAGCCTAAAGCCAGGCACAATAGCAGCAATAGCTGTTGCGGACTTAGCTGGTATATCCATTCTTGGCATGATCATTCTTTACGTCTACCAACTCAAGAAGGGAAAAGATCTCAACCAAAGCACCACAGCAACAAGCAACCTCGAGAAAAAACCAGACGTCCCGGTATCAAAAGCTCAAGTGGAATCAGGAACAATGCCATCATGTTCATGCATAAAGTTAAAACTCATAGAGACATCGGACACTACCAGTTCTGATAGTGATGACCAGGAAGAGAAGAACCAAGTCATCAATGTGAACCCAAGTGAGGCATACCAGAAAGGGGGCAAACTCGTGACAGTGGATGGGGAAACTGAGCTagagcttgagactttgttgaAGGCATCAGCTTATATTTTGGGGACGAGTGGGTCGAGCATTGTTTACAAGGCTGTGCTAGAGAATGGGACTGCGTTTGCAGTAAGAAGGATTGGAGAGAGTTCAGTCGAGAGgttaaaggattttgaaagCCAAGTTAGGATTATAGCCAAGTTACGGCACCCAAATTTGGTTAAGATTCGTGGGTTTTACTGGGGCGATGTCGAGAAACTTGTTATCTATGACTACGTCTCCAATGGCAGCCTCGCTTGCTCCAGTTACA GAAGATCAGGCTCATCATCACCTTGCCATTTACCTCTTGAAGCCCGTGTTAAAATAGCAAGAGGAGTAGCTCGGGGACTGGCCTACATTCACGAAAAGAAACAAGTGCATGGCAACTTCAAACCAAGCAACATCCTGTTAAACTCTAACATGGAGCCTTTAATAAGTGACCTGGGACTAGACCGCCTTGTTTCAGGCAATGTCAGCTACAAACCAAACAATTCATCGGCCAGGTTTTTAAGCAGCCAACGGTCCACAGCTTCTCGCGATGGCCCACCCGACCCCCCAACCAGTCCAAGCTCCCATGCGCCTGCCACCGCCAGCTCCTCCACCGGAACACCAACGCCATATCAAGCACCAGAGTCATTAAAGAACCTCAAACCAAACCCCAAATGGGATGTCTACTCATTCGGCATAATTTTGCTTGAGCTTCTCAGTGGGAGAGTGTTCTCAACCCGGGAGTTGGGTCAGTGGGCGGTGCCAGGCGGTTCAGTAGAGGAAGAGAAGAACCGGGCTGTTCGGTTGGCTGACGTGGCGATCAGGGGAGACGTGGAAAGCAGGGAAGAAGCCATGTTGGCGTGTTTTAGATTAGGGTTTAGTTGCTCATCATTTGTGCCACAGAGGAGACCGTCCATGAAAGAAGCAGTCCAAATCCTAGAGAAGCTCCCTTCAGCTTCGTCTTCTTCTTCATGCTAA